In the genome of Populus alba chromosome 11, ASM523922v2, whole genome shotgun sequence, one region contains:
- the LOC118061362 gene encoding glycosyltransferase BC10 isoform X1 has protein sequence MTKKSSLLPILLQQSRRRVIWSGWKLVIILSMGLCVFALFRLHLSSPPETLLSRRRSFSREVVFSGPPKIAFLFLVRRGLPLDFLWGSFFENADTGNFSIYVHSEPGFEFDESTTRSRFFYGRQLKNSIQVIWGESSMIEAERLLLDAALEDPANQRFVLLSDSCVPLYNFSYIYSYLMASPRSFVDSFLDVKEGRYHPKMSPVIPKDKWRKGSQWIALIRSHAEVIVDDVVILPVFKKLCKRRPPLDASKGKLNIKLQKQHNCIPDEHYVQTLLSMSEREGELERRTVTYTVWNQSATKMENKGWHPKTFSYANASPQKIKEIKGINHIDYETEYRTEWCRTNSTFVPCFLFARKFSRGAAMRLLSDGVAGPFDASSILARSAPD, from the exons ATGACAAAGAAATCATCATTGCTGCCAATTCTTCTTCAACAGTCAAGAAGACGTGTCATCTGGTCTGGATGGAAGCTAGTGATCATCCTCTCCATGGGGCTCTGtgtttttgctctttttagACTTCATTTATCTTCTCCTCCTGAAACTTTACTTTCACGTAGAAGATCTTTTTCTCGGGAAGTTGTCTTCAGTGGCCCCCCTAAAATcgcctttctttttcttgttagaCGGGGCTTGCCTCTTGATTTTCTCTGGGGGAGTTTTTTTGag AATGCTGACACGGGGAATTTTTCGATATATGTACACTCAGAGCCAGGGTTTGAGTTTGATGAGTCAACAACAAGGTCACGTTTCTTTTATGGTCGACAATTGAAGAACAGTATTCAG GTAATATGGGGAGAATCAAGTATGATAGAAGCAGAAAGGTTACTACTTGATGCTGCTTTAGAGGATCCAGCAAATCAAAGATTTGTTCTTCTCTCTGACAG TTGTGTGCCTTTATACAACTTTAGCTATATATACAGCTATTTGATGGCTTCTCCTAGGAGTTTCGTGGACAG CTTTCTTGATGTGAAGGAAGGCCGCTACCACCCTAAGATGTCACCTGTTATACCAAAGGACAAATGGCGAAAAGGGTCCCAG TGGATAGCTTTAATCCGGAGCCATGCTGAAGTGATTGTAGATGATGTTGTTATCTTACCAGTCTTTAAGAAACTTTGCAAG CGTCGCCCGCCTCTTGATGCCAGTAAGGGAAAGCTGAATATT AAACTTCAGAAGCAGCACAACTGTATTCCTGATGAACACTATGTGCAGACATTGCTTTCG ATGAGTGAACGAGAGGGTGAACTTGAAAGAAGGACCGTGACCTATACTGTATGGAATCAATCCGCaacaaaaatggaaaacaaaggcTGGCATCCTAAGACATTTTCCTATGCAAATGCAAGCCCTcagaaaatcaaggaaataaag GGCATCAACCATATAGACTATGAGACTGAGTACCGAACAGAATGGTGCCGGACCAACTCAACATTCGTTCCTTGTTTTCTATTCGCCCGGAAGTTCTCACGAGGAGCTGCCATGCGCCTATTGAGTGATGGTGTTGCCGGTCCATTTGATGCCTCTTCCATATTAGCCAGGTCCGCCCCTGATTAG
- the LOC140956134 gene encoding uncharacterized protein translates to MELPEEMCRLNSLQELVLDGCSNLGSLMNMVLEHHQGCNLLQSDGIVASTLYITSLPLKLFFPSRFSARKMLRYTSFSLPRSLKRLDLSGTTIRSLPESIKDLGQLKYLHLRNCKMLQALPELPSHSISLDVSFCYSLQRLANLNKCTKADGCDQFVEFKDWIKQELIEKFDSRMFGIMETVCARIQPSRFEITFLYGIFNVVAYAFEDEMLRWFYEEEEEDKWLIQNEFVDNFSFKISSAGTRRICGFNLFTRFCVTSEYSGSSHVYLEIKNNTSGRSLCCRAFVFPMIYKRRVREFQSLMHRKLGVGDRTFDNGDDVSISVLRHHPAFQLRRIGVQWLYEEEGNDDDIQSKDENAHNSSDDDDDDDAHVAKVEIASHIFRNYYCAFRCFLYDGNFTCWYFAKKGLEILLF, encoded by the exons ATGGAGCTTCCAGAAGAAATGTGTAGATTGAATTCACTTCAAGAGCTGGTTTTAGATGGTTGCTCAAATCTTGGCAGTCTGATGAATATGGTGTTAGAGCATCATCAGGGGTGCAACTTACTCCAAAGTGATGGAATTGTTGCAAGTACATTATACATTACATCTCTTCCATTGAAGCTATTCTTTCCCTCTAGGTTTTCAGCGAGGAAAATGTTGAGATATACCTCGTTTTCACTTCCACGCTCCTTGAAGAGACTAGATTTAAGTGGAACAACAATTCGTTCTCTTCCAGAAAGCATCAAGGATCTTGGTCAACTCAAGTACCTACAtttaagaaattgcaaaatgcTTCAGGCACTCCCAGAGCTTCCATCCCATTCTATTTCGCTAGATGTGTCCTTTTGCTATTCACTGCAAAGACTTGCAAATCTAAACAAATGTACTAAAGCAGATGGTTGTGATCAATTTGTCGAGTTCAAGGATTggataaagcaagaattaatcgAAAAGTTTGACTCACGCATGTTCGGAATAATGGAAACGGTTTGTGCTCGAATACAGCCATCGAGATTTGAG ATAACATTTTTATATGGCATATTCAACGTTGTCGCATATGCATTTGAAGATGAGATGTTAAGGTGGTTTTatgaggaggaagaagaggataAATGGCTAATTCAGAATGAGTTTGTAGAtaacttttcattcaaaatatcctCAGCTGGTACGCGCCGGATCTGTGGCTTTAATCTGTTCACAAGGTTTTGTGTGACGTCAGAATACAGTGGCTCTAGTCATGTTTATCTTGAAATCAAAAACAATACCAGTGGTCGATCCTTGTGTTGTCGAGCCTTCGTCTTCCCTATGATTTACAAGCGTCGTGTTCGTGAATTCCAATCGCTAATGCATAGGAAATTAGGGGTCGGTGATCGTACATTTGATAATGGTGATGACGTGAGTATTTCAGTGCTTCGACATCATCCAGCTTTTCAATTAAGGAGGATTGGTGTACAGTGGTTGTATGAAGAGGAAGGAAATGATGATGATATCCAATCAAAGGATGAAAATGCCCACAACAGTagcgacgacgacgacgacgatgatGCACACGTAGCCAAAGTAGAAATAGCTTctcatatttttagaaattattattgtgctttccgttgttttttatatgatggCAATTTCACTTGTTGGTATTTTGCAAAGAAAGGTCTGGAAATTctattattttag
- the LOC118061362 gene encoding glycosyltransferase BC10 isoform X2 produces the protein MTKKSSLLPILLQQSRRRVIWSGWKLVIILSMGLCVFALFRLHLSSPPETLLSRRRSFSREVVFSGPPKIAFLFLVRRGLPLDFLWGSFFENADTGNFSIYVHSEPGFEFDESTTRSRFFYGRQLKNSIQVIWGESSMIEAERLLLDAALEDPANQRFVLLSDSFLDVKEGRYHPKMSPVIPKDKWRKGSQWIALIRSHAEVIVDDVVILPVFKKLCKRRPPLDASKGKLNIKLQKQHNCIPDEHYVQTLLSMSEREGELERRTVTYTVWNQSATKMENKGWHPKTFSYANASPQKIKEIKGINHIDYETEYRTEWCRTNSTFVPCFLFARKFSRGAAMRLLSDGVAGPFDASSILARSAPD, from the exons ATGACAAAGAAATCATCATTGCTGCCAATTCTTCTTCAACAGTCAAGAAGACGTGTCATCTGGTCTGGATGGAAGCTAGTGATCATCCTCTCCATGGGGCTCTGtgtttttgctctttttagACTTCATTTATCTTCTCCTCCTGAAACTTTACTTTCACGTAGAAGATCTTTTTCTCGGGAAGTTGTCTTCAGTGGCCCCCCTAAAATcgcctttctttttcttgttagaCGGGGCTTGCCTCTTGATTTTCTCTGGGGGAGTTTTTTTGag AATGCTGACACGGGGAATTTTTCGATATATGTACACTCAGAGCCAGGGTTTGAGTTTGATGAGTCAACAACAAGGTCACGTTTCTTTTATGGTCGACAATTGAAGAACAGTATTCAG GTAATATGGGGAGAATCAAGTATGATAGAAGCAGAAAGGTTACTACTTGATGCTGCTTTAGAGGATCCAGCAAATCAAAGATTTGTTCTTCTCTCTGACAG CTTTCTTGATGTGAAGGAAGGCCGCTACCACCCTAAGATGTCACCTGTTATACCAAAGGACAAATGGCGAAAAGGGTCCCAG TGGATAGCTTTAATCCGGAGCCATGCTGAAGTGATTGTAGATGATGTTGTTATCTTACCAGTCTTTAAGAAACTTTGCAAG CGTCGCCCGCCTCTTGATGCCAGTAAGGGAAAGCTGAATATT AAACTTCAGAAGCAGCACAACTGTATTCCTGATGAACACTATGTGCAGACATTGCTTTCG ATGAGTGAACGAGAGGGTGAACTTGAAAGAAGGACCGTGACCTATACTGTATGGAATCAATCCGCaacaaaaatggaaaacaaaggcTGGCATCCTAAGACATTTTCCTATGCAAATGCAAGCCCTcagaaaatcaaggaaataaag GGCATCAACCATATAGACTATGAGACTGAGTACCGAACAGAATGGTGCCGGACCAACTCAACATTCGTTCCTTGTTTTCTATTCGCCCGGAAGTTCTCACGAGGAGCTGCCATGCGCCTATTGAGTGATGGTGTTGCCGGTCCATTTGATGCCTCTTCCATATTAGCCAGGTCCGCCCCTGATTAG
- the LOC118061357 gene encoding disease resistance protein RPV1-like: MAAAKYQASSSSRFSHCKYQVFLSFRGEDTRKNFTDHLYTALVQAGIHTFRDDDEIGRGENIESELQKAIQQSKIAIIVFSKDYASSRWCLDELVMIMERRRAADCRVLPVFYDVDPSQVRKQTGSFAAAFVEHEKRFKEEMERVNGWRIALKEVADLAGMVLGDGYEALLVQCIVEKVSKNLDRKIFHVPLHFIGRDPLVNYINSWLQDESHDAATAMLYGIGGVGKTAIAKSVFNQNFCKFECRSYLSNVREISKESKGVVCLQRQLLSDILNKTVDEIQDVDEGILKIKDALCCRRTLIVLDDVDNRDQFNAIIGVQEWLCKGCKIIVTTRNKGLIAANDEFVECKVEPLDNKKSLELFSWHAFGQAYPVEGFVEDSSRIVHHCNGLPLALRVIGSSLSGKGRKLWGSALQELAVIPNCEVQNVLEISYHSLDDDYQKSIFLDIACFFNGMDVDYAVTILDGLGIGARFRIDKLIDRCIVEINNDKRLWMHQLVRDMGREIAHQESPKYQRIWRPEDAFTVLKGTTDAEKLRGLTIDMHALMEDNYAEVVCTNSVVRRKRRRLNFFQQWLSDFSDGGKLQTSLFPILSTDAFRKMTDVKFFQLNYTNFHGSFEHFPKNLIWLCWHGFSLRSIPNHVCLEKLVVLDLSRSCLVDAWKGKPVCIESFFIAISLVFN, from the exons ATGGCTGCTGCGAAATATCAAGCATCCTCATCTTCACGGTTTTCTCATTGTAAATATCAAGTGTTCTTGAGTTTCAGGGGCGAAGACACTCGCAAGAATTTTACTGATCACCTCTACACAGCCCTTGTTCAAGCAGGGATTCACACAtttagagatgatgatgaaattggcAGAGGAGAGAACATCGAGTCGGAGCTCCAGAAGGCAATACAGCAATCAAAAATTGCGATAATCGTATTCTCCAAAGACTATGCTTCTTCGAGGTGGTGCCTTGATGAACTTGTAATGATCATGGAACGCAGGAGGGCTGCAGACTGCAGAGTTTTGCCGGTATTCTATGATGTGGATCCATCCCAAGTCAGAAAGCAAACAGGGAGCTTCGCCGCAGCATTTGTGGAGCATGAAAAGCGCTTCAAGGAGGAGATGGAGAGGGTGAACGGGTGGAGGATTGCTTTGAAGGAAGTGGCCGATTTAGCTGGAATGGTTTTAGGAGATGG aTACGAGGCACTGCTTGTCCAATGTATTGTGGAGAAGGTCTCAAAGAACTTGGATCGAAAAATATTTCATGTACCCCTTCatttcattggaagagatccTCTAGTAAATTATATCAACTCATGGTTGCAAGATGAGTCCCATGATGCTGCCACTGCTATGCTCTATGGAATTGGTGGAGTTGGGAAGACAGCTATAGCAAAGAGTGTTTTTAATCAGAActtttgtaaatttgaatgCAGGAGCTATCTATCAAATGTTAGAGAAATCTCAAAAGAATCCAAAGGTGTAGTTTGCCTACAGAGGCAACTTCTTTCTGATATCCTAAACAAGACCGTTGATGAGATACAAGATGTTGATGAAGGAATTTTAAAGATTAAGGATGCCTTGTGTTGCAGAAGAACTCttattgttcttgatgatgtggACAATAGGGACCAATTCAATGCAATCATAGGCGTGCAAGAATGGCTTTGTAAAGGATGTAAAATCATTGTAACAACTAGAAATAAGGGTCTAATTGCAGCTAATGATGAGTTTGTCGAGTGCAAAGTTGAACCTCTAGACAACAAAAAATCACTCGAGCTTTTCAGTTGGCATGCCTTTGGACAAGCTTACCCTGTTGAAGGTTTTGTGGAGGACTCTTCGAGAATAGTGCATCATTGTAATGGACTTCCATTAGCTCTTCGTGTTATTGGTTCTTCATTGTCAGggaaaggaagaaaattatGGGGAAGCGCATTACAGGAATTGGCAGTGATTCCTAATTGTGAAGTTCAAAATGTTCTTGAAATAAGTTACCACTCTCTAGATGATGATTATCAAAAAAGCATATTccttgatattgcttgtttctTCAATGGAATGGATGTGGATTATGCAGTTACGATACTAGATGGGCTCGGTATAGGTGCAAGATTTAGGATTGACAAACTTATTGATAGATGCATTGTGGaaatcaacaatgataaaaggtTGTGGATGCATCAACTAGTAAGAGATATGGGAAGGGAAATTGCTCATCAAGAATCACCCAAATATCAAAGAATATGGCGCCCCGAGGACGCTTTTACAGTTTTGAAAGGAACTACT gATGCTGAAAAATTGCGTGGCCTTACCattgatatgcatgcattaatGGAAGATAATTATGCAGAAGTTGTCTGTACTAATTCAGTGGTTCGCCGCAAGCGTCGCAGGCTTAACTTCTTTCAACAATGGCTTTCTGATTTTTCCGATGGGGGAAAATTACAAACAAGTTTGTTTCCTATCCTCAGCACCGATGCTTTTAGAAAGATGACAGATGTAAAATTTTTCCAACTAAACTACACTAATTTTCATGGAAGTTTTGAGCACTTTcccaagaatttgatatggttATGTTGGCATGGATTCTCTTTGAGATCCATACCAAATCACGTATGCTTGGAGAAGCTGGTGGTTCTTGATCTATCCAGAAGCTGTCTAGTTGATGCTTGGAAAGGCAAACCGGTATGTATCGAGTCTTTCTTTATAGCTATCTCTCTCGTTTTCAATTGA
- the LOC118061362 gene encoding glycosyltransferase BC10 isoform X3: MKEEKDDKEIIIAANSSSTVKKTCHLNADTGNFSIYVHSEPGFEFDESTTRSRFFYGRQLKNSIQVIWGESSMIEAERLLLDAALEDPANQRFVLLSDSCVPLYNFSYIYSYLMASPRSFVDSFLDVKEGRYHPKMSPVIPKDKWRKGSQWIALIRSHAEVIVDDVVILPVFKKLCKRRPPLDASKGKLNIKLQKQHNCIPDEHYVQTLLSMSEREGELERRTVTYTVWNQSATKMENKGWHPKTFSYANASPQKIKEIKGINHIDYETEYRTEWCRTNSTFVPCFLFARKFSRGAAMRLLSDGVAGPFDASSILARSAPD, encoded by the exons AT GAAGGAGGAGAAGGATGACAAAGAAATCATCATTGCTGCCAATTCTTCTTCAACAGTCAAGAAGACGTGTCATCTG AATGCTGACACGGGGAATTTTTCGATATATGTACACTCAGAGCCAGGGTTTGAGTTTGATGAGTCAACAACAAGGTCACGTTTCTTTTATGGTCGACAATTGAAGAACAGTATTCAG GTAATATGGGGAGAATCAAGTATGATAGAAGCAGAAAGGTTACTACTTGATGCTGCTTTAGAGGATCCAGCAAATCAAAGATTTGTTCTTCTCTCTGACAG TTGTGTGCCTTTATACAACTTTAGCTATATATACAGCTATTTGATGGCTTCTCCTAGGAGTTTCGTGGACAG CTTTCTTGATGTGAAGGAAGGCCGCTACCACCCTAAGATGTCACCTGTTATACCAAAGGACAAATGGCGAAAAGGGTCCCAG TGGATAGCTTTAATCCGGAGCCATGCTGAAGTGATTGTAGATGATGTTGTTATCTTACCAGTCTTTAAGAAACTTTGCAAG CGTCGCCCGCCTCTTGATGCCAGTAAGGGAAAGCTGAATATT AAACTTCAGAAGCAGCACAACTGTATTCCTGATGAACACTATGTGCAGACATTGCTTTCG ATGAGTGAACGAGAGGGTGAACTTGAAAGAAGGACCGTGACCTATACTGTATGGAATCAATCCGCaacaaaaatggaaaacaaaggcTGGCATCCTAAGACATTTTCCTATGCAAATGCAAGCCCTcagaaaatcaaggaaataaag GGCATCAACCATATAGACTATGAGACTGAGTACCGAACAGAATGGTGCCGGACCAACTCAACATTCGTTCCTTGTTTTCTATTCGCCCGGAAGTTCTCACGAGGAGCTGCCATGCGCCTATTGAGTGATGGTGTTGCCGGTCCATTTGATGCCTCTTCCATATTAGCCAGGTCCGCCCCTGATTAG